The Artemia franciscana chromosome 13, ASM3288406v1, whole genome shotgun sequence genomic sequence GTATCGTCTATGGTCCAATCGTCAATCGTCTATTTGTTGAACCTTGAATAGAATATCTACCAGCATCTACACAATCTTGCTAATTCTACCCTGGGAATACAAACCTAGCTTTTATTGAACCTGGGCCAGTAAATGCCGGAGTCCCAAAAGGGTTAAGATATTTCGCGTGACTGAGTAGTTtcaatttcatttgattttgtCAATCCTGGCTAATACTCGCGCTTCCCCATAAACTAGTCCATGCCTCCATTGGAGGCGCGCCTCCCAGTACGGAAAGCGCTGCTCTAACTGATCAATGGCTTTGTAAATTGTATATttaacagttagaaaaaaaggggaaagaagACAAGTTGGAATTCCGCCACGGATGTCAGAAGTCCTTTCCACGCCACATTATTCTATGACCATGAGAATAATTTAAGGTTGTTTGTCACAGAGATTTAAAAATATGCCCTTCTTTTCGCCTAGCGAAGCTCAGCCCGCTGgtactgaaactttcagcaagTAAAAGACTGAAAAGCTTCCGAGTCACAgcatttttagaaagaaaattctCTGTTTCTCTATACAATCACGACGCACtttctatatttaatttcagGTTACATCCTATGAAGCATTTGTTGAGTGGCCCGATGGACATATGAAACGTATCTATAGACCTACATGTGAAGAGGGTCGTAGACATTTATCCGGTTGGGCTATGAGGAATACAAATAACCATAATTCAGCCATTCTGAAGAAGTCCTGTCTTGGCGTCTTAATGTGCACACTCCGATGCACAGCAGAACGTGGTGAAAAAGTTAACTTGCGACCGGCTATATGTGACAAAGCCAGACGAAAGCAACAAGGTATTTATCAATTAATTACTGATAATCAAAGAGATGCATTGTAATGAGTCTTTAATTACGCATCGCCGATGCTTGTTGAGCGGGTTAAGATAGTAAAGTCTATTTGCAAATTGAAAAGAGTTGAGGTAATTCATGCGTGTAGTATTGCATTAGTGCTGAGCTTTTCATTGACTTTTATCGAGAACAATTAACTCTaccaaactttaaaatttaattatccACCTGAACTTACTACGAGTTATTAAATTTGATAAAGAGTGGTGTGTTCATCGTACGACAATACTCCGATCGTGGAATTGTTCTGCTgttcatttattcaaatttttactacatgataaataaaaataatattgtcaGTCTTGTTGTCAGTAGCAATATTTTTTGTAGAGAGGGCAGGAAGCTGTGCTCTCCCCCATCCTGATTTTCTGTTCCTCATTATTTTGCTCCTCatcctgattttgaaaatacctttttctacggaaattttcattgaaaaacacctttttctTGTAAAATCATTGTAAATATTGAACAAACGACAATTACCTCCCTTCAAGGCACTGAAAAATGCATTATGCCCCCACCCTCCGTAAATTAGTTGGCATTGAATCCACTGCTAGTTGTCGGATAAAAACTAAGTTGTATGGATTTTGGACGTACTCTCCCAAACCATTTCAACACGCACGTCACAGGTATTAGAAAGTTTTCCTAACTTCGCTAATTTGCGTCGGTGGCCCACGGTATGGTTGTTGGTGTCAAGTCACATCGACAGTTTTCTAAAATGCCAAGTGGGGCCCACTTGGTCCTTCGTGATATCCCGACCACACCAAAGAAGGGAGTTAGgttaattataatgaaatatacttaCATGTGATGAACATATAATAATTTAGTAACAAAATCATGGAAtatacaacagagaattatggaaagaaGGCCACCCAGAACGGATTATATTATACtcctaaccaactctatatattaaatatttaattaaaatatacctgcatagtagttttTCTCACTGAGACTAAGTGAATTATCTCCGGATCCAGACAGAGAAATTGGTTTTATTCCGATCAATAGCTTGAGTATGgtctattatgtaacatcctaAGTGTACGTCGTTATTACGTAACTTTCCACGTGCGTGTCCTCCTCAGTTATAAGTGGGGATTCCCAACGGCCCTGAAAAAACATGTCACGTGTGAATGTATCATCCTTAAGATAAGTAAAGACTCCTCTATTACAcaacaatcaaaaaaaaaatcctgaaaaaatgtcttgaagaaagaCGTCTTAAAAAATgccttgaaatgtcttgaaaagtcttgaaaaatatcttgaagaaaattgtcttaaaaatgtctggaaatgtcttgaaaaaaaatcttgaagaaaaaatgtcttaataaaacTCCCCCTCTTGACTGGTGGACTCTAACATGTCCAAATACGTAACAATCAAAACCTATGATGTAACAACCAAACcatattacataacaaccaaagtaaACATACCGCATTACGTAAGAAATACCTGTATCTcgaagaaaacattccctatttcATAACATGCACTTGTaactcttagaaaacattccctatgaagTAGTTGTACTATACAGTTACAGGAGCGCTATTGCGCCAGACCCTGTGGTGCGTAATAACATCTTGAAGGACTTGTAGCTCCATTTGTGCAGCCCCTATGGGCCTTGCTAAAGCCAGTGAGGAATTTCAACAAACAGTAAGCACAGGATtcataaagaaattaaattaaaaaaaatagttttttttaactgaaagtaaggagcgacattaaaacttaaaacgaacagaaattactccgtatatgaaatgggttgtcccctccgcaattcctcgctctttacgctaaagcttttagttgttttaaaaggagaattgtggcaaagagtcaaactttagcgcaaagagctaggaattgcggaggggacaacccatttcatatacggagtaatttctgttcgttttaagttttaatgtcgctccttactttcagttaaaaaaactattttttttatttaatttctgaacgtttttgaattaatgcatgtttgattttggctctccgcacataaattattgaaatgaaatttgtatattaattttttttggctaaatggttttctcttagttttgatcggacgattttgagaaataaggggtggggaaggaggcctagctgccctccaatttttcggttacttaaaaaggctactagaactttcaatttttaacgaacgtttttattagtaaaaaatatgcgtaacttaagaattaacttacgtaacaaacttttatgttcttatatttttattgtgtgtacgagggggtttttaccctcgttaatacctcgctctttattctaaattgtaagttttgtcccaattctttaagaatgacccctggatcaaaaaggccgtagaataaatagttgaaattactaaaaatactttagcataaagagcaaggtatttatctcctcctaaatacctcactctttatgctaaagtatttttagaacccctcatatgcgtaataatctctgttcgttttaaatttcaatgctattccttactttcaattgaaaaaacgttttcatgtttattttttcattgttttttttttatagtaattttagaaaatcctgcgcccttttcattgaatttttcttcccccatgacatattcctccaagggaagatcctcccacatagccccctcccatcaaccccaccccccaaaccaaaaaaaatccccctgaaaacgtctgtacacttcccaataaccattactatatgtaaacactggtcaaagtttgtaacttccagcccctcccccagggattgtgggggagtaagtcattcccaaagacatagttattatggtcttcgactatgcggaacaaaatggctatctcaaaattttaatccgttgacttttggaaaaatgagtgtgggagggggcctaggtgccctccaatttttttgatcacttaaaaagaccactagaacttttcatttccgtaagaatgagccctcttgcgacactctaggaccacttggtcgatacgatgacccctggggaaaaaaacaaaaaacaaacaaataaacacgcacccgtgatttgtcttctggcaaaaagtacgaaattccacatttttttagataggagcttgaatttttttctatatggttctctggtacgccgaatgcgatgctgtgattttcgttaagattttatgacttttaggggatgtttccccctattttccaaaataaggcaaattttctcaggctcgtagcttttgatgacaaagactaaattaattgaaacttatatatttagaatcagtgtgaaaattcaattcttttgatgtatcttttagcatcaaaattccgtttttagagtttcgtttactattgagccgcgttgctccttactacagttcgttaccacgaactgtttgatataaaaaaaattcattattattaaatataaattaatactagaAGATAGCCGAGAGACCCATTTTCAATCAGAGCAACAAACCATACAAATAATTCTATCTTATCAGTAAACGCTAAATTAAAGATGACtttgaaccaaaaaaaatttaagattccTTTTATTAATAGGATAGATGTTAATTTATCAATGAGATccttgtgagcatcccagcaGCAGGCTATCGACAGAAAcggaacaaaaaatattttgcttcaaaTCTTTTGTCTGATTGTTTAATCGTATATTTATTGCGTCAAAGCTGAGCGATACTAAACCCAAAAAATTACGATCGGTATACATAATTAACACTGTTGTgcgcaatttaaattttatccaCAAGTGTGACAATAAAGTGACTCGGGAATAACACATATTCTTTTACCAGCCTGTCACCTTTAAATGGCCGAGTGGAtgggtgcgctggattcaggatctgttgtctgagaggacgcgggttcgaatctcagtgtacccaattgttcagtttgggacgggggtcagtggcgtgactctgtaagcttagccagagtcgacccagctctaaatgggtacctagagaaatctagggaaggtaCACAGGAAGGGTGTgggaaagcacaggatggttggcctccaaccccccattgcacttcctggctgaagggccaagaaatggagatcagcaccgccggtagggactgtaaagtctaatgccgtatcctttaccttttttacctttaaaTGGCATGTCGGCTCCAGCAAACACACCACCCTTACAAACCATTTAGAATCCCGCCAACCGAACACTCCCAGCTAAGTTCTAGgaaagatttattttgaaataattggcTGATTTAATTACAACACAGCATTAATACATCTACAAACTGTTGGACTATAATAAAACTGTCAGCTCCTTAAGTCTAAACTATGTCTATTCTAAACTAAACTTTAAATTTGCATAAATTTGCTTTTCACGAACAGGTGTTAAAATCTACTAACTTCCAACAATTACGGATGATGTATGAGCAGTGCTTTTTtgattgtcaaaatttttgaatctaaaactaaaaaaaaaaaattatgagttGTGGCTCGTACAATGGACCTTGGGTGCCCTTTGAGTGAAATTGTCCTATTTACCAAAATGTGACTTCGAGACAAAATCAAAGCTGAAGTCAGCAGACAACTTTCTGCTGCAAGTGAGGGGTTCTCATCCCAGTTTAGAAAGTACAGCgcaaataaaaatcaatgcTCCCTCGTAAATGTTAAAAAAGGGGTGATGATTTATCAACGTTTCATATTAACTATTGGCCATCAATGACACTTGATAATCGTTATCCTTTTTGTTATCCATTATCATATCCACGCAAGACTGCATTCAAGGAAGGGGTTAGGGGATtttacccccttcccccaaacatatatccaactcgtaaaaacgtaataaaatgcaTAAAACGCATTTTTGATGTGTTAAAAAATTGTACCTCCCTCCCTTCCTCTAAGAAAATCCCCCCGGACGAAAATCACGGATATGGCCCTGTATCCACGtaactaaatttagaaaattgaaGTTAACAGAACTTTCAAAAGccactttaaaaaattttcttcagcTCCCTGAGAAGCAGTATTTATGTTTAAAGTCAACATGTGGCGGCATTCCAtttaaaaatagccaaaatcttgattttttttttttcacctctAATGATTATTTTCAGTCAGTTATTCTTCGATGCtaaaatacatccaataaaaaatcaagtttattcaactgacagtaaggagcaactggctagttacccttcaatatttttggtctcttaaagaggacaatagaacttttaatttatgttcaaaTGTGCCCTCTCCCaatgttctaggaccattggtttaatacaatcacccccggaataaaaatataatcacatattcgtgatctttcttttgacgaaaaatacaaaattccacatttttgcagataggagcgtGAAACCTCCACTATAGGGTAATCTGATATGCCGAATTTCATGatcatattttcattaagatacttATGCCACATTTAACTTCAACCAGCAAATAATGTAAGATATTTGTTCTGATTTCGAAGACCATCTATATCTGTGATCCATTATTAATTAAAGCATCCACAACCCGAAGTcattaactgatttttttttaattatttagtattTTAGCATCAAAGCGCTTGATTTCAGCGTTGTAGTGAATATGACTAGCACCCAGGAcacaaaactttatttttcagcccTCCAGAAACAAAGAcagcaatcaaacagttcgtgctaacgaactgtgagtaaggagcgatccggctcaatagtaacggaaactctaaaaaatggaatttgatattaatacttacatcaaaagaattgaattttcttatgctgatttaagtatataagtttcatcaagtttagttttaccgttcaaaagttacgaaccagagaaactttgccttattttcgaaaaagggggaacacccctaaaagtcatagaatcttaataaaaatcccaccatcagatacagcgtatcagagatccccactgtagaggtttcaacctcATATCTGCAGAAAtatgggattttgtattttttgccataaggaaggtcacggatgcgtggtAATTCgctttttttcctaggggtgatcgtatcgaccaagtagtcctagaatttcgTGGAAGGGCTCAGTAGATatgacattaaaagttctagtaccctttttaagtgaaaaataaaattggagggcaactaggcctcctcccacgcccattttctccccaaagtcactagatgaaaattttgagatagccattttattcagcattgtcgaaatatcttataactatgtctttgaggaagacttaatcccccacagtccctgggagatgGACAGCAGCTTATGCATttagcccattgtttacatatagtattggctattggtaagtatagagacgttttcaggggagatttttctggtggtgggatGGGGGCTCGGGGGATtaggttacgtgagaggatctttccatggatgaattttcatgggggaagagaatatTCCACGAAGGGGTGCTGGATTTCCCTgctttattaaaagaaaaatcagaaattaaataaataaaacaagttttctgaactgaaagtaaggagctgcattaaaacttaaaacgaacagaaagtattatgtatatgagatgGGCTGCCTCTCCttaatagctcgctcttacgctaaagtttcgttttttaacttctaaagaggttattattctaattaaacagcctttgtgattcaggagtcattcccAAACcactggaacaaaaatcaagcTTAGATTATCATAaagttattattagttaaaaaagagtaaaattgaTATTCAAATATCGCTTTAATTATTGATATACgatgagccaaattcaaaacctgcatttattcaaaaatgatcagaaatcaaatagaaaaaacacacCTCAAGTTCTCAATGCCATAAAACCCATTAGAATCTTCGATCCGTTTCAATTTTAAACTGAGCATGcattcatattttctttcttaattaaatttttctgctttttattcAACATTTCCATTGGAATAGATATACTTATCTAGTTGTATATTATCATCTTCATGCAACACAAATCTCAGATATTTTGGTGCAAAACACAGGCTAGCAAACTCCCCCCAAAGCActgaactcccccaaagagagtgaatctagtattgttacgtcaatcacgtatctacgacattcgcttattctatccaccaagctttatcccaattcctccactctaaccgttttccgagatttccgatttcccccaccaactccccccagtgtcaacagatctgttcgggatttgacataagagttctgagacatgaattccttctaaatatcaaacttcattaagatctggtcacccgttcttaagttaaaaatacctcaatttttctaatttttccaaattaacacccctcaGCTaatccaaagagaacggatccgttccaattatgtcaatcacgtatctagaacgtGTCTATCTAGAagcttattcttcctatcaagtttcatcccaatctctccactctaagcgttttacaagatttatgtttccctcctccaaccccttaTGTCCCCtaatccaattcgagtcgaagaTGGAGCaactgagacataagatccttctatatatcaagtttcattaagatccgatcacctattcgtaagataaaaataccccaattatcacgttttccaagaattccggtttccccctccaactccccccaatactacaggatctggtcaaaatttaacataagagctttaaatcacaaggtccttctaaatatcaaatttcataaagatctgatcaccgttcataagttacaaatacctcatttttccgaattaccctccccccaactccaccaaagagagcggatccggtccggttatgtcagtcacgtatcttagacttttttttattcttaccatccagtttcatcctgatctctccgctttaattattttctaagatttccacccccccaactgtccccatcccaatgacgctggatccggttgagatttaaaataagaaatctgagttacgaggtccttctaaatatgaagtttaatgaagatccgatcactctttcgtaagttagaaatacgtcatttttttctaatttttcagaattaaccctcccccttccAATTCCCCCacatagagcggatccgttccaattatgtcaatcacgtatctgagacttctgcttatttttcccaccaagtttcatcccgagccctccactctaaccgttttccgtgattttaggtccccctccaaacttcccccaatgtcaccagatccggtagggatttaaaataagaactttgagacacgatgtccttctaaacatcaaatttcattgagatccaatcacacgttaaaaatatctcatttttcagaattgaccctcccccctactacccaaagagagcagatccgttccggttatttcaatcatgtatctaggacttgtgcctatttttaccaccaagtttcatcccgatccctccactctaagtattttccaagattttaggtttccccctcccaactcccccccccaatgtaaccagatccggtcgggatttaaaataagagctctgagacacgatatccttccaaacatcaaatttcattaagatctgatcaaccgtttctaagttaaaaatacttcattttttctattttgtccgaattaaccggcccccactcccccccccacatcgtaaaatcgagaaaacgactatttttaatttaatctggtttagtcccctgatacgcctgacaaatttagttgtcctagcttacctggaagtgcctaaagtagcaaaaccggggccgacagacagacagaccgacagaatttgcgattgctatatgtcgcttggttaataccaagtgccataataagtAAACACAAAAAGAACTCAGTTTGGCGTCCTCTCAGAGGCTGCACCCAAGGACAGATATCCCCATTACTATCCCTATATACACCACTGCATGGAGGTGGAGATTAGAAACAGTAAAGCTTTAAAGAAAGAGAGAATAAGCAAACAAGTGGAAATACTATCTTCTTTTCAGTCATATTCTTCGGTCCCTGTTTACTTTTTATAAGATTTTCCCTTTATATTATCCTTGGCAACGAGTCTGTAGAATGAGGGGCATAAAACAAAAGAAGCTTAAAGTATGCTCTTTTAtgaaaaccagagaaaaaaacattgtgTCCCCTTATCCACCGCAAAATTCGCTTTGCAAAATGCAATATAAAAGTACTCTACGTAGAAAGATACGTATAAAATTAATCACCATTTTGATTAAACCTACTAACAGTATAATGAAAAATACTCACTTGGCCTAAGGCTTCAGGCACCTGCTTCATAGCGTCGCACGATTGTTTTCAGAGCTAAAATTATTGATGGGCTGAGTTACCGACATGGTCAGGgatattatgttttaattataccCCTTGAGAGGATTCTTTAGGTATGTAAAGTCACTTATTTAATTGCATCGGCAATTTTcgagcaataattttttgatTGATCTTGGCTTTccacaaaaattgtatttttcaaagtttattttctttgcatCCTCACTGTttgaatttagaaaataaaagactacTTGTTAATGTCAAAACAACCACCTATATCATTATGAACAAAACACCTCCATTGCATGGGTGCGATTGTTCATTATAAATTACCTTTTTTGCAATGTACAACTGCAAAGCAAATTCGGTGCACCAGATATCAAATTTGCATATATGTTTTATGGGGCTATTTGGCGCGTGCTGTTTACAAAGATTTGCGTGTGCATTTTGAAGCAATAAACATTCCTATATAATTATgcaagttgtttttcttttaatttcaggTAAGCCATGTCCGAACAGACGATGCGTTGGAAGACTAGAAATTGTAGCTTGTCGTGGGCACAGTGGCTACCCTGTTACACATTTTTGGAGGCACACGGAAAGTGCAATattttttcaggtattttttcgGTACTTATTTATTGCACAAAAGACACTCGAGAAGTTTGCTCTATAATATCTGACAAAAACTGGTTCAGCTATCTGTATTCGGGGACAATTAGCTTAGGCTGAGTGGAAGAAATACGTTGTAGATatatcttaattaaatattcaatatatagagttggtattttggtttggttagtGCGTTCTGGGCAGCTTGCTTTCCATAATTGTCCGGTGTAGTacccataattttgttaataaagtttTTTGGTATATGTCATTAGAATTAACCCAagttcacttctcgagtgtgttctgtATGGTTTGTAAGTGTCCGTATTTATGTGCCAAGGACAGTGACATGGGAGTTGATTAACTTGGTTAAGTTGAAACATACacaatcaaatatattttaagaaattatgaaaaatcaggaatttgatctttattaaaaaaaaagctgcacTTACAGTTATGTAGCTTTGAtagcaaattaaaaacaaaaatgctgATGTGAAATCAGCAAAAAAGAGCTAAAGGATATAGCATCAAATAGTGGggccgtatctaggattttttttttttgggggggggggggtacaaaaaacttgaaaacacTTTTGAAAAATCAGATTAATTTTcattacgtttttacgaatcgAACTAGTATTAGGAGGGGGGTTCGAACCCCCTTACTCCCCTGGATATGACCGTGCCAAATAGCTTAAAATGTTGTAGCTTTATTTTGAAGATGTAGCTGTCTTAATTAACAGTTTCGTTTTTCAAAACTGGCTAAATGTGACACTGCCCTAAAAGCttcacaattttgaaacaactaaaAGAAATATCTTAGCAAATCGCTGTTTTCATACATGAGTAGTATGAAGTCAAGCCAACCTTAGAAAATGTCTGGACCTTAGAAATTGAAGtgatgttttttgtctttttttcggCATGTATGAGTTATATGCCGAACATTGATTTGATGCCGAGCAACAAAATTCCTTAAAGAAACCAATGTTTCAGTGCCTATGCGTAAATGTGTTTGGTCTACATTTCGGCCAAAGGACGGGCCTGCAcagctctgttggcctcaggcgtcTCGCTGTTGTAATCAGTTGTCAATTGTGGCAGTAGTTATTAATAAtacggaaaaaaataaacaaacgacaaaaaaattctactttaaaGCTCGTCGCAGAAGCTTAAGTAGGTGTTCCAGCACTCTTGGTCAATTTTTTCGTCATTCCCTAAAACGTCAGTGGTTTTAATATGTGGCAAATATGTGTAAGGCACCCTAATAAATACAGCACTAATGTAAAAACAGTGGCAGTTCCAAAAAATTAGGAAGAGGTGTGGCTGCCCTCCGCATTTTACTCTTTCCTTTTACTCGAAAGAATTGTATAAAAGCAAGGAAGATTCCATAAAATTAAACGACAACCATATCACGGGGAGGGGGTGATCACAAACTAGACCAATTGCTTTGCAGGAGCATAATTTTCGATAGTGGACACAGGGATACCATACTCTCAGAATTCTAGagcatatttttcattttgcattCGGTTGTTTCCACTCGAATTGGGAAAATTGGACAAACTTTGTTCTCCCCCCCCAAGGATTTTGGTGAAATTACGGTCCTGCTTACCACTCCATACAGAAAATTAACTTATATCTCTTGTAAAATATTATTCTGTCCCGAAAGATACCTACCCAAATGTACTTATCTGATTTTACCTAGTCCAGGTTTAACCATATCTACTTTGATTCTCTAGTCCAAGGGAGTACATGATCATCCAAAACCAGAAGCAAAAATCACAGCTGCAGAACAAAAGCGACTGAAAGGATTTTCAAGACTTGGATTGAAACGCCGACGACTTAAAGAAGAAGCAGAAGAGATGaagaaagaaattattccgccaCCAAACAAAATCTTTATTGTAAGTTGGAGCTCCTATTTCGGCATAAAGCACTTCTTGGtgaacttcactgaaaacaTTTAAGGATTTTGCTACTTCTTAAAAAAGCGATTCTGCAGCGATCCTGCGGCTATAACTTGCACCAAAATcacaatatattattaaatttaatagtcTCAAATTTATCCATTGACGTAGccagaattttgataatacatAAACTTTTTGGAGATGGACCTaatcttactaaaaaaaataggagatttttccaacaattttggactaatattcggagtattt encodes the following:
- the LOC136034912 gene encoding transcription factor glial cells missing-like, with amino-acid sequence MTGITDWDINDSNIPKVTSYEAFVEWPDGHMKRIYRPTCEEGRRHLSGWAMRNTNNHNSAILKKSCLGVLMCTLRCTAERGEKVNLRPAICDKARRKQQGKPCPNRRCVGRLEIVACRGHSGYPVTHFWRHTESAIFFQSKGVHDHPKPEAKITAAEQKRLKGFSRLGLKRRRLKEEAEEMKKEIIPPPNKIFISQASCDPISRWQPEHTWTPEVSLVDSINTSKVEYPYFQQEYIEPVPETQYTVSYPIVEQPWTTETYAGVDNVFENCYEPMPYQNVYNGECLDYYNLETYPQSQVFNDEPVYDYRCDIMGSDMSTESGGYFWDNSCLNQFPVPFQDAEPFNFLGQLS